GAACCAAGCACTGCTTCAGATATATATCTAATCAATCCGTTTCCTTGATAAATTGATAATCCGTTAATAAATTTACCTTACAGACTTAGTAACCTAAAGTCCTCCTATTTCTTCTTAGCCACGGAGAACCTTTTACACGAATGATAGAACAGCAAAAGCCCATTAGGCCGTCATAGgctcacattttttaaatttgtttttatgagcTTTTAATTTTCCTGACTCAACGTTTCAGTTCAGTTCAGTCGCTCTCGAGCCCATTTTCATAGACGGTGACGTGTTCATCGACAAATTAGAATGACCATAGAGTCATCGATTGTATTCCTTTAATACACAACCTACTATAACCTTTCGTCTATAAATAATAGTTctgaaatatacataaaattgattGTAATTGATATTCGGTGTTCTATTTTTAGATTTGATATAATGGCGATCTTCCCGATATTGGCGATTTGGTCCAAGTATACTATTTTATGTCAACTCATATCCTTAACTTAGCCTTTCAGAATTTTACTCTATCTGTAATCTAGGTACGCGTTCCTTGCAAGTTTAAATTTCGACAGTAACCGTTGCCTAGGGTATTTACACGTTGTACATTCGGAGCACGTTATTCTTCTTGATAAATGATTAAATGGTCTAAAAGCTCGATACGTCAGATGCATATTGCTACTTATTTGATAACAAATAACACGaactttaaattcatattttgataataagctCCAAGACCCTGTAAGTGCCGTACATTAAAATTCCTACAATTACTATcgaaatttagttttttgtagattagatgcatattttttgtttgaagattacatgatatttttgtattaggCAACAGAATTGCATTAATTTAGATTTGTATAAGCTGTTAATTATTAAGCGCTTACGGCCATTTGCgctagtaaaattattataacattcaAGAATTTATTAGtaattcatttttagaaaatcaatAACTACAACAGAAAATCGCATACGTGCTGCACGCTCAGCATTAGAATTAGCTTGGTTATATTACGATTTAGCAAGGTATTGGATtgaaataaagaattattattttggtcGTCATTATGGATTACGTTGTGTTGAACAAGCAGACGCAATTGGTAATGAAGTATGGGCAATAAATGGATCATTTTTAGTTGTTAAGTGTTGTGTAGCTTTACGTAATCGTAACGATGCAAAAGATGAATTATTGGATACAATAAGTCGTGCGAAGAAAATTTACTACCAACATGGAccagaattaataatttttttagaaaaggtAAAggttttatgatatatatttcatttttttttgtaaaagatttatttaaaggGTTTAGTCAAACGTATTTAGGACTGGTGTTGCCCCGGAATACTTATATCTGATTACCTTCATTGACACGATTTcttcataatttataaacaaatattagctAAGGTAGCTaagaaaaagtgaaaacaaacaaatgactgtgttaattgttgaaatactatgtctAGATAGTgaattgattactctatcatattacacatacatacagtcacacataaataactgatattcgcatataatacatactatacaatttatgcctaatttggcgctcctcacgggtaaacaatgatgttttcgaaaaaatgtttaaacaaaagttgtttatttttttataaggaacattttttatatttaaacttttgttctatctttaacggtttacaagatgggtcctacggacccaagacccaattgacctatgttgctcatttacgaactcgacctcactttttacgtcctgagtgcgctttaaaaatttcagcttgatatacctttaccaaaattttgtgcgtagcatcaatatttttaagcgttacaaacttgggactaaacttactataccttgcatattacatatatgcatggtataataaacatgaaatgaaataaaatccgAGTATTCCATTTCTTTCGGTAGGTTGTTTTCTAGTGAAAGCACAGCTAATTTAGCCGCATTTTTTCACAagaggtaattttttatttactaagttGATCTATCCACCGTGCAGTATTACGTAAAAAGGCCTATACATTAACCATCtagtatacagtgtgtcgcatttaagataaagacactctcatattttcgttattaattggaattaatttgcaatttactttatttcaacaataaaagcACGTAtaaatgaatcttttttttcatatttgctCTACGAACTGTTGGCACTAATTTCGGAAACGACTAACCTCCAAAATAACGAAGaaaaaagtcaacaaaaatattgaacagGAAACATTGAACGTTCccataaatatagaaaattccatttagaaaattaattttaaaaatgactttCAGGGTCAGacttattatttcattaattagaCGTTCCTTAGTTGCTTAGATCTTGGAAAAATTAGCCTAAGGAAATCAAAATGGAAGACCCTAtatattaagaatataattttatgtcgAGTGCATACATTGGTGTTTGTATGAACACCTGAGTAGGTATCTTTGTAAGAACATCTTGCATATGGTCGTATTATCATTGCCTtcaaaaatatactatttttaatatcagtAAGGTCAATTGAGTTCTTCCATTTTTTTGACGTTTGGGTATTCTAAGGtcctaaacttaaaaaaaggcgCCACATATATTAAAACCTAATTAAACTAGCCTAAGCTAGTTAAGAAAGCCTATCCCTGCGGGCTATACAGGGAGCTTTCTCATGACTACATCTTAATTTGAAGGTGATATATAGAACCAGGtccatatattatattaataattaatgaacttCGATCCATTGCGATtacttacttaattttttttaattatgttaccAGACAATGCAGGTCATTGATGAATTAGACTTTGAAGAAATTGCGGGTGATGCAATTCTTGAAAGGCAAAATGCAATAATACAATTAATGTCTGTTACAAAAAATAACGagcaaacaaaagctgtttttCAACGGTTGTTTGAAAGGATGGCCACTATACCCACTAAACGAAGAATGTCTATTGTACCTGGTTTTAATTTTGAGCGTGattacaaaaatgataaattattgaaaaaagtgagtcaatttagaaaaattgaaaatattcttttaaatgcCGGGTATAGAAAATTTACCtcaaataaaagcaaaaataatttttgaacgaaatatattattattgttttctttttctcGGGAGATAGTTATGcactattaaatataaaaacattgggaaaagttattatttctttttggaaaacttaacatttttatttcattgctTAGCATAACAAGACTTCGATTATACATGAACGTAAAATTAGAGAAATACAAGAATCACTTGAAGGACTAGAAACCGTAAAaggtgataaatttttaatttggattTAATCTAAATTgaagttatattatttaaaaatgaaatggagAATTCAAAACGGTTCAACAAGCAAggttggtttaaaaattttgataattactttttaataaaattatgaagattaaaattttttaagagtgtattaattataaataaaaaagtatgtagcatacctaattttaataaaatatttaaaaaaaataattctacatCATATTTACTcaccatttaataataaataacgatACTTATAGTAAAGAAATGAAAGAGAAGTTGTTTCAGTAAAACTTTTaaccaatttataatttaatttattaatttataattaattgatttaaatattgcAGATTTGTGAACCTATTACTCATAACTTAactaaatatctttaaaatcgaaaaagaaaaaaaaagttataagcaaatataaaaacgactattttcgcTCATTTTTCAAGCTTTCTCGGTTCCTACACATCCAAATCGGTTTACCAGACGTCAATCGATaggtttttttgaaatctagaatttttttaatcgtaagaaaaccgttttttttttttacttttgcaaatttttttattaacttagcCATTGGTTAGCAGTAGACACAATtggcttgttttcttctataacaaagtttttttttttctgatagcaattttgtcaaatttaacattgggcctccgtagattaattggattaaatATTTGAGAACATTTTGCTATTTGACATTGTCTAAAGATGGCGAACGATCTTACTCACATATATGGAGCTCTAAACATGACCATTAATGTTCGAGGTTAATACAcatagaataaatatataagtttgtTCTATTTGTAAATACTGTTACACTGAGTGTTAGTAgagaaaaatattcttaatcatTGTAATAACACTATCCTATTTTATTTACACTCAttagtagtaaatgtaaaaaaaaaacgatttaattACATATTCTTCAATGTACAGCCTCGggaatcatttaaattttaccataaggtataaatgataaaacttgcatggttattaaacataaattaaagatattctCATTATACAATATgcttcataaatatttcaaggataaatattaaaggaaaaaaatacaatatagaaaaaattcagtttatgtTGTGGTTTAGATTGTTGTAAAATTTCCAAGCCTGTGTTAAAAGTCTTAAAAAGACAACATGTCAAAAGTGAGATAGAAAGAGATACttcataaaatacttttttaacaactgacatttaaattgtttatattttagtaattatttttgaaaatattgtaaaattaaacttCAAAATGGATATAATAacaaagtatatatatttttttaattaaatttaatttgtgttaaaaataattaagtaaaccTTCTTTTGACAAGTATTATTTTGGgtacaaattttgataaatgaaagtTCTCTTATTGTgtacagaataaaaaaatattgttttcattaattattttttatttatattatataacgtGCGAAATTACGCTGTTATGATAAGGACAGCCCAAagatattttacttaattttaagttgaaatgGCTTCAAGGCGTTGGTTTCATCCAAATATAACTGGCATAGAAGCTGAAGATCTTTTAATGAAACGTGGAGTTGATGGCAGTTTTTTaggtaagtaaaaatttttattaacttgtataatcgaaaattttaactattaatttttgtagCTCGACCAAGTACAAGTAGCCCTGGTGATTTCACGTTATCAGTTCGTCGTAAAGGTGAAGTAAcacatattaaaattcaaaatacaggtgatttttatgatttatatggCGGTGAAAAATTTGCAACATTATCGGAATTAGTTCAACATTATATGGAAAATCATGGACAATTACGTGAAAGAAACGGACAAATTATAGAATTATTGTTCCCTTTAAATTGTGCTGATCCAACTACTGAACGTTGGTTTCATGGTCATTTAACTGGAAAAGAAGCTGAACGTACATTATTAGAACGTAGTAAAAACGGTAGTTTTCTAGTGCGTGAATCCCAATCAAAGATTGGTGATTTTGTATTGTGTGTACGAAACGACGATCGAGTTTTACAAGTAATTATACGTTGTCGAAACGATAATCGTTACGATATTGGAGGAGGTGAAGAGTTTGACAGTTTATCCGAATTAATTGAACATTATAAATCAAATCCAATGGTTGAAACATCTGGTACAGTTGTTCATTTGAAACAGCCGTTCAATGCAACCAGAATTAACGTTTCTGGAATACACAGTCGTgttaaacaattacaaaaagaaaacggtCAGTGTGCGGCAGGTAAAGCAGGATTTTGGGAAGAGTTTGAATCATTACAACAACAAGAATGCAAACAATTGTTTTCGAGAAGTGAAGGCTCAAAACCTGAAAATcgtaataaaaatagatataaaaatattcttccaTTTGATCACACTCGTGTTAAATTACGAGGCCAAGATGAAGGTTTCGAGTATATCAATGCGAATTACATACAAAACTCCGAAGATCGTGATTCATCTTACAAAGTTTATATTGCAACACAAGGTTGCGTACCGTCAACAATAAATGACTTTTGGTTCATGGTTTGGCAAGAAAATTGTCGTGTAATTGTGATGACTACTAAAGAAATTGAACGGGGTAAAAATAAATGTGCAAGATATTGGCCAGAAGAGGATCAAAGTAAAGAATATGGGAAAATTACTGTTCGAAGTATTAGTGAAAGTTCAACGGCAGATTATACATTAAGAGAATTTATTGTTACTAAACAAAATTGTGTAGAAAAACCAAAAGAACGACATATATACCATTATCATTTtcaggtaatttttatttatttttttttatatttaaaccgggaataaattattttataaattagaaatcggtttgttaaattctgaaacgagGAGTTTCTCAATGTAAAACtataggtttttaattttaaaaagggaTTGGTTAGGCCTATAATATAgtatataagacaaaaaaactatacttaatggtataaattgataaaattctattaagatttaattgattaaaatttacataaatatgattaaagttgaatttatattaggtttttggtagtacatactttattataataaataattaaaataataaaaaataattttaaaattaaattgaatctcTTCAGAATGAACGcgaaaaagttcgaaaaatttattataattaaaataattttaatcaattttcaagtCATATTCATTAACCCCACCCCCTCTATTCTTCTTAGGCGTAAGGTGGGGTAAATGAgacttgaaacaaaattaatatataagtcTAAAGTTTTGGTTATAAGGGTTTTCGAGAACAAGGACTACGAATATCAAGTCAAacctatataattttatttcgttcGTTTTACTGACATTTTGTGGTCAAAAATTgtagtattttcatttttgtatatatacaaaattttcctaGCGCTGGAAGAGTACGAATTCCaggaattctttaaaaaaaattaaaaacttactaCTTTACGTTGAGAAGCTCCAGactactatttaattttataattaacataattttaacctCAAAATTAGGCTTACCTAATATCTTAAATATGATGGGGAAAAAAATGAACAGCAAACTTAAAGCAAAGACCCGCAGACATTGCAGGCATGGCCCACACATGTAATTCTAATAGATTTAGATAATTGATGGTGGTGTAATGGGAAAGTatcagaaaaatgaaattatcaaagttaaaattattttgaaaaaaaggttCTACGTTCCATATTGGGTTGGAGCATCAATTGTAGAAAATTACAACTCGACGACGTCTTTCTATCCTAAAAGTcatttttatcatcattttttgttaaaaggttTCGGTACCACACAAAAATTCTAGATTGGGACGAGGGCGTGATGTTTTATTCCAAAAAAGATCCAACAATTCTATAACCTAATACAatcaaattttcgtaaaaaaagaGGTTAAACTTTCGTTAAATttgtaatgttaaaaaaatttcattaaatttgcgACACGCTTTTTTAATACTAGAGAGGACTGAGATCACACCTGTATCATGCTTCTGCTCTTAAATAGATTTTATGTTTGGTGGTTTCACGATGTGATGTCATGAAATTACATTGTACTAATATATGTTTATGACATCATTGTTGCTAAGGAATGCATGATACTAGTACCATCATATTTGCTATTATTTGGGAACGCAAGCATGTACTAACTGGTGACCAAATGATGAATTAAATATACTCTCCCCACAGTCTGTGGTGAACGAAACCATGAAGACTGCTGGcgactttttcgaaaattttataagtttctaaaaatttacattagtGTAATAAATCAAATCTCAAGCTAACTtgttttaacccccgaaccaaagaGAGAAGTTTTCTAAGTTTGGTCGCTTTGTCTTTCTGTCTGTCTATATAGCACGTAACACGAAAACTAATCTTCACAAATTTTTGTGGCCCTGGGAGATTTTGATCAGAATGTTCCAAAGAATATTTTAGGGTGGATTAGTCGTCTCTGTTAGCAAAGGTATCTGTATCTGTAAAAATATAGTGTGGcgaaaagttttgtaaatatcttttaagtgaaaagaaaaaaattaacagccAAAACGAACAGAGTCAAAAgatgaatatttattacttttagtaATTAAGGCAGTATATCATTATTGAGGGTCACAGTTACAACcactatttgtttaaaatttatacaaaaaacctTTCCTGCactaacaataacaaaaatttttttatcgtaccGTTTAAGATatataattagttaaaattgtaattagttaataattagTTGTTACTGCTTAGTACTAGtcaaattaattcatataaattaatttttgaaattcccaAGTTTGGcttctctaaaataaataatagttggTGCCGCCGCAGATACTTTTTAGTGCCAAAAAAACTTACTTCCATATAAGAATAgacaaatttttgcatttaatttctGCGTTTAGACAAGAGTTTCCTTTTTTAATGATCATCAAAATCaacaaataacataatttaatttttaggcaTGGCCAGATCATGGTGTTCCAGCCGATCCCGGTTGTGTATTAAATTTCTTGCATGACGTAAACGTACGACAAGAACAATTAGGGATACCAACATCACCGATATTAGTACATTGTTCAGCCGGTATTGGACGCACTGGTACCTTCATTGTAATTGACATGATActtgatcaaattaaaaaacaaggtTTAAATTGTGAAATCGATATACAACGTACAATACAAATGGTACGATCACAACGTTCAGGTATGGTACAAACGGAAGCACAatataaatttgtgtatttagcGGTACAACATTATATTGAAACGGTCTCACAACGAATACATGCTGAtcacaaatcaatgaaattggGTAGAGAATATTCTAATATACGTTATTCAAATGAGGTTATTAAAGATGCAACTACACCCTCAATGACAACATCTTCATCCAATAATGTGTTAATTGGAGAAACTAGGCGATAAAActtcttgtttttttctttttttaaatttttttttttgcaagctttttatttttaaattgttttatattatttaattatttatgtatgttgcaaattattgcattttatttgtttttaagtaacagtgatattttatttgttttaagaaaaaaaattaggcacGATGTAACAGGTGGTTCAAAAAATCCCGAGATTGACATATAGAAAAAgactaataacattttttatacaattttcagTTAGTACACTTCTTTAAACGATATgtgtcaaaattaaaaacattacaaCCAATGAGTATAAGATAGAGGAGAAGGTCGCGTATACAGGCACGAATTCCATTTGGAATTTGGGTCCTgtaaatactattattttattatattattatatagagcAGAGTTGCGCAGTAGAAGTGTGCTGGGCTCATAACCCAAAGGTCCTTAAATCGAAACTACGCTCTGctaacagaatttttttaaaccaaataatGGAAGCGAAAagcatttatgactggactcatcACTAGAAGCGTTGAAactcgtattttttttaaacaatgtcAGTAATGGGAGCCTTTTATTTACTCTACTTGGTTGTGCTCCCGCATTTGTATTCTCATGATTTGGCCTCCAGCGACTACAATCGGTAAGCTGGAGAATACAATGAATGTCAATCagttaagagtaaaattttgtagattCACTCTAGTTACACTCGCCTTGTAGCAATATACTGCCTTGACCAAACAGCTAGTTTAAAGtgcattttaaaagtattttcgtaatatacagGCTGTGCAAAAAACACGAAGTATCaaagttgtgttttttttaaatggatcattatgtatattattttattttcgggttctaaagtcaaaataaaaatgagtttCGTGTAAATTCTCAAAGCCTATATCCGTTTTTCAAACCAAACTCAACTTGGAATCTACTAATCAATTGAGTTTTCTGTTGTAATTACGAATGCTTGAATTACGGATACAGGTTGTTCCAAAATTATTACTAAAGATTTACAAGTTTTAAACGGTAATAAGTTGTTTAACTTAAATAGAACATTCTGTATTTTAATCCACAAAACTTGTAGCTTCCAAAAATCAAATGACCTTACATGAATTTTTTTCCTGTAATATTATCGGATAGAGCTAGTATGGAATAGGACCCGCTATTCGAAAGGCGTGTTTTGATACACAAAATTCTTAACTTTGATGAggagttaaattttttgttgttgttagaCGATTACAATAGCTTTTATCTATCGAATAACAgcttcttagtttttttttttttttgcaattacaAATGTGACTTAGAGtggccatctatgtgtcagtcTCGCAACTTATTGATCTACCTAAATATGTAAGATTATTAATACAAtgtcttaattttattatagattatcatttattttttgtgactACTAaactatttgttatttatatcttttattgAACTGTTATATTCAAGCCATTTCGATATCTTGGATAAATAACAACCctagtggaaaaaatatttgaagaaagaaaaaGCCTTAAAAACTCTGGAAAAGTCTTATAAACTCTGAATTTCTAAACGTTTTTGGgctgtctaattcagagttcctaagactttttcagagtttctaagactttttaagAGTTATTAAGagatattcttttttcaaatattttttctaccaGCGAATATTATCTGAAAAATTTGGTAGCAAGAAAGAGCTGTctgcattttttcattttaaaggcaattaaattcatatttttaatatatatttttttttttgaaaaaaaatagagctaataatattatactcatgaaagtattttgaaaaaatttcttcaaatgtccaTCAATCTTACCAACTAGATATCGAAAAGACATACGAATCATtcgcattttttgaaaataggtcaaattttgtgttttggaaCACGAATATCtttgtaaatgttaaaattaaatgaaaaatgataatattataaattattaaaaattttattttctacaaattcgATGATtgttaagttttcattttattaataatattaacgaaGAGCTAAATCATAAGGAATGGCTTACATTGGGGTCCAGTaatattttcgataataaaatttataaggttCTATTACAAATGTACATATCCATAAAGGTTATCATAAATGGGGTAtagaaaagatttatttttcaaacggcactaaaattgaatacaatacaataatatattccaAGAATATTAGCGATTTTTCGTTGGCTAGCCTACGTTAGCCCCTCCCCTAGCCTACGCTACGTACAAAATACGTTCgtggtaataatattaat
This genomic interval from Chrysoperla carnea chromosome 1, inChrCarn1.1, whole genome shotgun sequence contains the following:
- the LOC123302697 gene encoding tyrosine-protein phosphatase corkscrew, with the translated sequence MASRRWFHPNITGIEAEDLLMKRGVDGSFLARPSTSSPGDFTLSVRRKGEVTHIKIQNTGDFYDLYGGEKFATLSELVQHYMENHGQLRERNGQIIELLFPLNCADPTTERWFHGHLTGKEAERTLLERSKNGSFLVRESQSKIGDFVLCVRNDDRVLQVIIRCRNDNRYDIGGGEEFDSLSELIEHYKSNPMVETSGTVVHLKQPFNATRINVSGIHSRVKQLQKENGQCAAGKAGFWEEFESLQQQECKQLFSRSEGSKPENRNKNRYKNILPFDHTRVKLRGQDEGFEYINANYIQNSEDRDSSYKVYIATQGCVPSTINDFWFMVWQENCRVIVMTTKEIERGKNKCARYWPEEDQSKEYGKITVRSISESSTADYTLREFIVTKQNCVEKPKERHIYHYHFQAWPDHGVPADPGCVLNFLHDVNVRQEQLGIPTSPILVHCSAGIGRTGTFIVIDMILDQIKKQGLNCEIDIQRTIQMVRSQRSGMVQTEAQYKFVYLAVQHYIETVSQRIHADHKSMKLGREYSNIRYSNEVIKDATTPSMTTSSSNNVLIGETRR